Below is a genomic region from Eremothecium sinecaudum strain ATCC 58844 chromosome V, complete sequence.
CTGTTTTTCCAATATAATCAAGCTATTAAGCCACCATACCAAGTCCTCATCGACACCAATTTTATAAACTTTTCTattcaaaaaaaaatcgACTTGGTAAGAGGTATGTTAGACTGCCTCTTGGCAAAATGTGTACCACTAATTACCGATTGTGTAATGGCTGAACTGGAAAAATTGGGTCCCAAGTATAGGATTGCGTTACGGCTAGCCCGTGACCCAAGAATAAAGCGCCTGACTTGCTCTCACAAGGGGACGTACGCGGATGACTGTCTAGTAAATCGTGTGCTGCAGCATAAGTGTTACATTGTCGCAACCAACGATGCGGGTTTGAAGCAAAGAATTCGAAAAGTTCCTGGTATCCCACTCATGAGTGTTGGAGGCCACTCATATGTTATAGAAAAGCTTCCCGATGTATTCTGACTACTGTTGCATCTCTACAACTCTCTATTACTTTCCTCCATTGCCTACTTTTAAGGGCTAGAATGCTCCCGTaaattttttctttattttttttgGAAACCAGGAAGCTTGACATTACGTAAAAAGAAACAAACTCCATTTCCCGAATATGTATCTTAATCCTTACGCTAGTAGTGTCTCTAAGTAAAACAAAAACTACCATCTCTATTATCATCGAATTTACATCCAGGATATAATAAATTCGGCAGGGTCTATATATTTAAGGCTAATACATATCTTACAGCAGGCAAAGGAGAATATTCAACATAATACACAAATGAATGAAAATGAACCTGTAATTAGTAGTGATACTAATAAAGGATCAAAAGGTATACCAATGAAAAGTGATATTCGTGATAAAGTTAATAATACCATGTCAAGTGATTCTCCATCGATTGCAACTGATGGAGAAGCCAGCCCTATTTCTAATGTTGCTGACTCTGATATGGAGACGAAACAGGGAACACCAGCGTACCAATTATCATACCAGGTGGGTGTGGCTGAAAATAAAAATGCAAAATTTAGGAGGACTATGGAAGATGTTCATACATATGTGGAGAACTTTGCATCGAGGTTGGATTGGGGATACTTTGCTATCTTTGATGGGCACGCTGGTAACCAAGCCTCAAAGTGGTGCGGCTCGCACCTACATACAATAATTGAGGAGCGACT
It encodes:
- the FCF1 gene encoding rRNA-processing protein FCF1 (Syntenic homolog of Ashbya gossypii AEL102W; Syntenic homolog of Saccharomyces cerevisiae YDR339C (FCF1)) — protein: MGRAKKTRKFALVKRTLNAKKDKRISANVAKETEKNDPELSKHIPQVSSALFFQYNQAIKPPYQVLIDTNFINFSIQKKIDLVRGMLDCLLAKCVPLITDCVMAELEKLGPKYRIALRLARDPRIKRLTCSHKGTYADDCLVNRVLQHKCYIVATNDAGLKQRIRKVPGIPLMSVGGHSYVIEKLPDVF